In Paraburkholderia phenazinium, the following are encoded in one genomic region:
- a CDS encoding type B 50S ribosomal protein L31 — MKEGIHPNYREVLFVDMSIDFKFVTRSTIQTRETGEFEGKTYPLAKIEVSSESHPFYTGQQKIMDTAGRVEKFNKKFGSRATGKAAK; from the coding sequence ATGAAAGAAGGCATTCACCCGAATTACCGCGAAGTTCTGTTCGTCGATATGTCGATCGACTTCAAGTTTGTGACCCGTTCGACCATCCAGACGCGCGAAACCGGCGAATTCGAAGGCAAGACCTACCCGCTCGCCAAGATCGAAGTGTCGTCGGAATCGCATCCGTTCTACACCGGTCAACAAAAGATCATGGACACGGCAGGCCGCGTCGAGAAGTTCAACAAGAAGTTCGGCTCGCGCGCTACCGGCAAGGCAGCGAAGTAA
- a CDS encoding Ig-like domain-containing alpha-2-macroglobulin family protein produces MRSGTLRWTWMWATIAALALLATSSWRADAARITSVSPQGKVAQVRQVVVKFDEAMIAFGSASAAAPAQVHCNDAAASGGEAHWIDDKTWAWDFTADLPPGLSCTVDLNDGLKSFAGHAITGPHRYAFQTGGPFVQEIHPDSGEIEEDQAFVLQLNGPATDASVHEHVWCESSGLGNRIPVKNLDDAARAALLKHFRLKKDAARILTLQCQQTLPAATKMQLVYGVGVAGPSGLANDVERRFDYTVREPFAASFSCERENAKAPCTPLRPVQVRFNAPISRTDAEKLTLKGPGGTIAPTFKPDDKDSETSTVEFAAPLPEHAELTIDIPANLKDVSGRALTNTDLFPLKTTTAPMPPLAKFSSGTFGIIERFAEPDMPALVPVTLRNVEADLHVAGLNAGNAQFTTLRVDADTDIRKWMRLVDQFDGYSMNRSGIDSLMPGLLQRSKNPVYVPRSPDESSDDNKKDPEIDIRSLSLLAGQRGVETLALPKEDPKALRPFEVVGVPVTKPGFYVIELASPALGASLLSRKAPMYVRTAVLVTNLGVHFKQGRENSVVWVTSLDKGQPVPNAAIQVSDCNGAPLAEGKTDAHGVLTIDKPLSPVKECGEGSFEGFFVSARVDDPKTGSDMAFVRSDWNRGIEAWRFNVPTDTSIEQTVRAHTVFDRTLLRAGETVSMKHLIRVETLHGFAYPQKYPTRVTIRHLGSGQTYHLPLKWAADHSADSTFTIPVAAKLGEYSVTLDDGDPNATASSGAASGSGGSSNGNDGDDSDASDDSDNNASGNSSPSMSYESGSFRVEEFRLPVFKGTIAVRDEKTHPLVAAKEAPLALQIDYVSGGAASNLPVQVSALLKSTTPSFTDTFPDFSFTPYTPQTGDDTSSSDDEDSDSDAQQSADDGAKLIADKQAVTLDRNGSGALTLKNLPHVDAPKRLALEATFADPNGEVQTLSGGATLWPAAVVAGIKSGQWVSVGNTVPVKALAVDLQGKPRAGVALDVHGYARITTSSRKRMVGGFYAYDNHTETKDLGSLCSGKSDDHGLLACDAKLRDAGNIDLVVTAKDGDGNVSTASSSVWVTREDELWFGGENTDRIDVLPEKTAYEPGETARFQVRMPFRFATALVAVEREGILETHVVQLDGKDPTVELKVNEAWGPNVYVSVLALRGRVHEVPWYSFFTWGWKAPLEWARAFWYEGRQYEAPTPLVDLSKPAFRYGMAEIKVGTAAHKLAVTVTPDAKSYTVRGKAHIKLHVQMPGGKPAPAGTQIAVAAVDEALLELMPNESWDLLDAMLERRAYGVETSTAQMEIVGRRHFGRKAVPAGGGGGHSATRELFDTLLLWNPRVTLDANGDASLDVPLNDALTSFRIVAIAAVGPGTFGTGSTSIRSTQDLQLISGLPPLVREGDVFRAQFTVRNTTARAMKVVVTPNVPGLALAAQTVDLAADSAREVAWNVTTPDGLADGPSGALTWSVAAAEQGGPHASDALKIAQRVTAALPVTVQQATLEQVDGTLSLPVAAPPDASTTQAGVLRGGIAVSLQSKLSDGMPGVRRWFERYPYNCLEQQTSRAIGLHDPAQWQAVVAKMPVYLDRDGLANYFPPSDDSGSHGSPTLSAYLLAASDETAKLDPRFALPDDVRGKLEAGLVSFVQGKIQRDVWAPRKDLDLRKLEALEALSRFGMVQPGMLESIEIAPNQWPTSAVLDYYAILSRVADIPQRDDKRAQLEQILRARLTYQGTRLTFSTEADDDLWWLMTSTEDNAARTVLTFADAPAWKDEMPRLVAGLLALQRNGAWQTTTANVWGSLAVARFSQVFESTPVAGQTRLQLGTFDKTISWSQAAASPAASSATPATPAKDTRSQLLPWPPVNQGAAAQLTLTQDGTGKPWATIESLAAVPLKTPFAAGYRITKTITALDPAVKGVYTRGDVVRVHLDIDAQTDMTWVVVNDPVPAGATILGSGLGRDSEAATQGENSGDNADRGAWPAFIERGFDGYRAYYDYLPKGKFSVEYTVRLNNVGTFGLPPTRVEALYAPSTFGAVPNAPLVVVPAAGTVPAVSK; encoded by the coding sequence ATGCGAAGCGGCACCCTCAGATGGACGTGGATGTGGGCAACGATAGCAGCGCTCGCCCTGCTGGCTACCTCGTCGTGGCGCGCCGATGCAGCACGCATCACCAGCGTGTCGCCGCAAGGCAAGGTGGCGCAGGTTCGGCAAGTGGTCGTCAAGTTCGACGAAGCGATGATCGCCTTCGGCTCGGCCTCGGCCGCGGCGCCCGCCCAGGTGCATTGCAACGACGCAGCCGCGAGCGGCGGCGAGGCGCACTGGATCGACGACAAGACCTGGGCCTGGGACTTCACCGCAGACCTGCCGCCGGGCCTCAGTTGCACGGTCGATCTCAACGACGGGTTGAAATCGTTTGCCGGCCACGCCATCACGGGTCCGCACCGCTACGCGTTTCAAACGGGTGGCCCATTCGTCCAGGAGATTCATCCTGACAGCGGCGAGATCGAGGAAGACCAGGCGTTCGTCCTGCAGTTGAACGGACCGGCTACGGACGCCTCGGTGCACGAGCATGTCTGGTGCGAATCGAGCGGCCTCGGCAATCGCATCCCCGTCAAGAATCTCGACGACGCTGCACGCGCGGCGCTGCTCAAGCACTTCCGCCTGAAAAAAGATGCCGCTCGCATCCTGACGCTCCAGTGCCAGCAAACGTTGCCTGCCGCCACCAAGATGCAACTGGTCTACGGCGTAGGCGTGGCGGGCCCGAGCGGTCTCGCCAACGACGTCGAGCGCCGCTTCGACTACACAGTGCGCGAGCCCTTCGCCGCCAGCTTCTCCTGCGAGCGCGAAAACGCCAAGGCGCCGTGTACGCCGCTGCGTCCGGTGCAAGTGCGCTTCAACGCGCCGATCAGCCGGACCGACGCCGAAAAGCTCACGCTCAAGGGCCCCGGCGGCACGATCGCACCTACCTTCAAACCCGATGACAAGGATTCCGAAACGTCGACGGTGGAATTCGCGGCGCCGCTGCCCGAGCACGCCGAGCTCACCATCGACATCCCCGCGAACCTGAAGGACGTCAGCGGCCGCGCACTCACCAACACCGACCTGTTCCCGCTCAAGACCACCACGGCGCCGATGCCGCCGTTGGCCAAGTTCTCGTCGGGGACGTTCGGCATCATCGAACGTTTTGCGGAACCGGACATGCCCGCGCTCGTGCCGGTGACGCTGCGCAACGTCGAAGCGGATCTGCATGTGGCGGGCCTGAATGCGGGCAACGCGCAGTTCACCACACTGCGCGTCGATGCGGACACCGACATCCGCAAGTGGATGCGCCTCGTCGACCAGTTCGACGGCTATTCGATGAATCGCTCGGGTATCGACTCGCTGATGCCCGGCTTGCTGCAGCGCTCGAAGAACCCGGTGTATGTGCCGCGTTCGCCGGACGAATCCAGCGACGACAACAAGAAAGACCCTGAAATCGACATCCGCTCGCTGTCCCTGCTCGCGGGACAGCGAGGCGTCGAAACCCTCGCCTTGCCGAAGGAAGATCCGAAGGCGCTGCGCCCATTCGAAGTGGTCGGCGTGCCGGTGACGAAACCGGGCTTCTACGTAATCGAACTGGCCTCGCCCGCGCTCGGCGCGTCGCTACTCAGCAGGAAAGCACCCATGTACGTGCGTACTGCGGTGCTCGTCACCAATCTCGGTGTGCACTTCAAGCAAGGGCGTGAAAACAGCGTGGTGTGGGTGACCTCGCTCGACAAGGGTCAGCCGGTACCGAACGCCGCCATCCAGGTGAGCGACTGCAACGGCGCCCCGCTCGCCGAGGGCAAAACGGATGCGCACGGCGTGCTGACCATCGACAAGCCACTCTCCCCTGTGAAGGAATGCGGCGAAGGGAGTTTCGAAGGCTTCTTCGTCTCGGCCCGCGTCGACGATCCGAAGACCGGTTCCGACATGGCCTTCGTGCGCTCGGACTGGAACCGCGGCATCGAGGCCTGGCGTTTCAACGTGCCCACCGACACCAGCATCGAGCAAACCGTGCGCGCGCATACCGTCTTCGACCGCACGCTGTTGCGCGCCGGCGAGACGGTCTCGATGAAGCATCTGATCCGCGTCGAAACCTTGCACGGCTTCGCGTATCCGCAAAAGTATCCGACCCGGGTCACGATTCGTCATCTCGGCAGTGGCCAGACCTATCATCTGCCGCTCAAATGGGCCGCCGACCATAGCGCCGATTCGACCTTCACGATTCCGGTCGCGGCGAAACTGGGCGAATACAGCGTCACGCTAGACGATGGCGATCCGAACGCAACGGCGTCTTCCGGCGCGGCGAGCGGCAGCGGTGGTAGCAGCAATGGCAACGACGGCGACGACAGTGACGCCTCCGACGATAGCGACAACAACGCCTCCGGCAACAGCTCGCCGTCCATGAGCTACGAGTCGGGTAGCTTCCGTGTAGAAGAATTCCGCTTGCCGGTGTTCAAAGGCACGATTGCCGTGCGCGACGAGAAGACCCATCCGCTGGTGGCCGCTAAAGAAGCGCCGCTTGCGCTGCAGATCGACTACGTCTCGGGCGGCGCGGCCTCGAACCTGCCGGTGCAGGTGTCCGCCTTGCTCAAGAGCACGACGCCCAGCTTCACGGACACGTTTCCGGACTTCAGCTTCACGCCCTATACGCCGCAAACCGGCGACGACACCTCGTCCTCGGACGACGAAGACAGCGACAGCGACGCCCAGCAATCCGCCGACGACGGCGCCAAGCTGATCGCCGACAAGCAGGCGGTGACGCTCGATCGCAACGGCTCCGGCGCCTTGACGCTGAAAAACCTGCCGCACGTCGACGCGCCCAAGCGCCTCGCGCTCGAAGCCACCTTCGCCGATCCGAACGGCGAGGTGCAAACGCTCTCCGGCGGCGCGACGCTGTGGCCTGCCGCGGTAGTCGCGGGCATCAAGTCGGGGCAATGGGTGTCGGTCGGCAACACGGTGCCGGTCAAGGCCCTTGCCGTGGACCTGCAAGGCAAGCCGCGCGCCGGCGTGGCGCTCGACGTGCACGGCTATGCGCGCATCACGACGAGTTCGAGAAAGCGCATGGTCGGCGGCTTCTATGCCTACGACAACCACACCGAGACCAAAGACCTCGGCTCGCTGTGCAGCGGCAAGAGCGACGACCACGGTCTCCTGGCCTGCGACGCGAAGCTGCGCGACGCGGGCAACATCGACCTCGTGGTCACGGCCAAAGACGGCGACGGCAACGTGTCGACGGCGAGCAGTTCGGTCTGGGTCACGCGCGAAGACGAATTGTGGTTCGGCGGCGAAAACACCGACCGCATCGACGTGCTGCCCGAGAAGACAGCGTATGAGCCCGGCGAGACCGCGCGCTTCCAGGTGCGCATGCCGTTCCGCTTCGCCACGGCGCTGGTCGCGGTCGAACGCGAAGGCATCCTCGAGACGCACGTCGTCCAGCTGGACGGCAAGGATCCGACCGTCGAACTGAAGGTTAACGAGGCGTGGGGGCCGAACGTGTACGTGTCGGTGCTGGCACTGCGCGGCCGGGTCCACGAAGTGCCGTGGTATTCGTTCTTCACCTGGGGCTGGAAGGCGCCGCTCGAGTGGGCCCGCGCGTTCTGGTACGAGGGACGTCAATACGAAGCGCCCACGCCGCTCGTCGATCTGTCGAAGCCGGCGTTCCGCTACGGCATGGCCGAAATCAAGGTGGGCACGGCGGCGCACAAGCTCGCTGTGACGGTCACGCCGGACGCGAAGTCCTACACCGTGCGCGGCAAGGCCCACATCAAGCTGCACGTGCAGATGCCGGGCGGCAAGCCCGCGCCCGCCGGCACGCAGATCGCCGTGGCCGCCGTCGACGAGGCCCTGCTCGAACTGATGCCGAACGAAAGCTGGGACCTGCTCGACGCCATGCTGGAACGGCGCGCTTATGGCGTCGAAACATCGACCGCGCAAATGGAGATCGTCGGGCGCCGTCACTTCGGCCGCAAGGCTGTGCCGGCCGGAGGCGGCGGCGGTCACAGCGCGACGCGCGAACTGTTCGACACGCTGCTGCTCTGGAATCCGCGCGTCACGCTCGACGCCAACGGCGACGCCTCACTCGACGTGCCGCTCAACGACGCGTTGACGAGTTTTCGCATCGTCGCGATTGCGGCGGTCGGTCCGGGCACCTTCGGCACCGGCAGCACGTCGATTCGCAGCACGCAGGATCTGCAACTGATCTCCGGCTTGCCGCCGCTCGTGCGCGAAGGCGATGTCTTCCGCGCCCAGTTCACGGTGCGCAATACGACGGCCCGGGCGATGAAAGTGGTGGTCACGCCGAACGTGCCGGGTCTCGCGCTTGCAGCGCAAACGGTGGACCTCGCGGCCGACTCGGCACGCGAAGTCGCCTGGAACGTAACGACGCCCGACGGCCTCGCCGATGGGCCGTCCGGCGCGCTCACGTGGAGCGTGGCCGCCGCCGAACAAGGCGGCCCGCACGCCAGCGACGCCCTGAAGATCGCCCAGCGCGTCACCGCCGCGCTGCCCGTGACCGTGCAACAGGCCACGCTTGAACAGGTCGACGGCACGCTGTCGTTGCCGGTGGCCGCGCCGCCGGACGCGAGTACGACGCAAGCCGGCGTGCTGCGCGGCGGCATTGCGGTGTCGTTGCAGTCGAAGCTCTCCGACGGCATGCCCGGTGTGCGTCGCTGGTTCGAACGCTATCCGTACAACTGCCTCGAACAGCAAACCTCGCGGGCGATCGGTCTGCACGACCCCGCGCAATGGCAGGCGGTGGTGGCGAAGATGCCGGTCTATCTCGACCGCGACGGCCTCGCCAACTACTTCCCGCCGAGCGACGACAGCGGCAGTCACGGCAGCCCGACACTGAGCGCGTATCTGCTCGCCGCCAGCGACGAAACCGCGAAGCTCGATCCGCGTTTCGCGCTGCCCGACGACGTGCGCGGCAAACTCGAAGCCGGCCTCGTGAGCTTTGTGCAAGGCAAGATCCAGCGCGATGTCTGGGCGCCGCGCAAGGATCTCGATCTGCGCAAGCTCGAAGCGCTCGAGGCGCTGTCGCGGTTTGGGATGGTGCAGCCGGGCATGCTCGAGTCGATCGAGATCGCGCCGAACCAGTGGCCGACTTCGGCCGTGCTCGACTACTACGCGATCCTGTCGCGCGTGGCGGATATCCCGCAGCGCGACGACAAGCGCGCGCAGCTCGAACAGATCCTGCGGGCACGGCTCACGTATCAGGGCACGCGCCTCACGTTCTCGACCGAGGCCGACGACGATCTGTGGTGGTTGATGACCAGCACTGAAGACAACGCCGCTCGCACCGTCCTCACCTTCGCCGACGCCCCCGCGTGGAAGGACGAGATGCCACGCCTCGTCGCCGGCCTGCTCGCGCTGCAACGCAACGGCGCGTGGCAGACCACGACCGCTAACGTGTGGGGTTCGCTCGCGGTCGCGCGTTTCTCGCAGGTGTTCGAAAGCACGCCGGTCGCCGGGCAGACCCGGCTGCAGCTCGGCACGTTCGACAAGACGATCTCGTGGAGCCAGGCCGCCGCATCCCCTGCGGCGAGTTCGGCGACACCCGCCACGCCGGCGAAGGACACCCGTAGCCAGCTCCTGCCATGGCCGCCGGTGAATCAAGGCGCAGCGGCGCAGTTGACGCTCACGCAAGACGGCACCGGCAAGCCGTGGGCGACCATCGAAAGTCTCGCCGCCGTGCCGTTGAAAACGCCGTTCGCGGCGGGCTACCGCATCACCAAGACGATCACCGCGCTCGATCCGGCTGTGAAAGGCGTCTATACGCGCGGCGATGTGGTGCGCGTGCATCTGGACATCGACGCGCAGACCGACATGACCTGGGTCGTCGTCAACGATCCCGTGCCGGCCGGCGCGACGATTCTCGGCTCGGGTCTGGGACGCGACTCGGAGGCGGCCACGCAAGGGGAAAACAGCGGCGACAATGCCGACCGTGGCGCGTGGCCGGCATTTATCGAACGCGGTTTCGATGGTTATCGGGCCTACTACGATTATTTGCCGAAGGGGAAATTCTCGGTCGAGTACACGGTGCGGCTCAATAACGTCGGCACGTTCGGTCTGCCGCCAACGCGTGTCGAAGCGCTCTACGCGCCGTCGACCTTTGGCGCGGTGCCGAATGCGCCGTTGGTGGTGGTGCCCGCGGCAGGTACTGTGCCGGCGGTGTCGAAGTGA
- a CDS encoding MATE family efflux transporter has protein sequence MLADVRKIAALAWPVLIGQLAIIAFGVIDTAMVGRYSAVDLAALGLGSSIYISVYIGLTGILTALQPIAGQLYGGRHYSQIGEEVRQSFWLALALMTIGFLILYFPEPILRVARVPAALHERTVAYLQILAFGLPAGLTFRIYSSLTNAVGQPRLVMILQVGALLMKFPLNRWFVFGGFGMPALGGPGCALASTTINWTLAVVGILLMTRLDVFRPFAIFSHFCWPVWRRQVAQLRLGIPMGLSYLIEVTSYTFMALFIARFGTTTLAGHQIAGNVGAVLYMTPLSIGIATSTLVAQALGAHRHEAARTLSRHGILMAVTIACCYGAIALALRPLIIEGYTPNPLVAAAAMPLVLIVVFYHVFDSLQVTTAFVLRAYKVAVVPTVIYAIALWGVGLGGGYLLGFDIGGAIPVWLTGARGFWVANMASLAIAGSGLLLYLQSVSRRYLQAGFDGQADKAV, from the coding sequence ATGCTCGCTGACGTACGGAAGATCGCCGCGCTTGCCTGGCCGGTATTGATCGGCCAGTTGGCGATCATCGCGTTCGGCGTGATCGACACGGCGATGGTCGGGCGTTATTCGGCCGTCGACCTCGCGGCGCTTGGCCTCGGCTCGTCGATCTATATCTCGGTCTATATCGGCCTGACCGGCATTCTCACCGCCCTGCAGCCGATTGCCGGCCAGCTCTACGGCGGGCGTCACTACAGCCAGATCGGCGAGGAAGTCCGCCAGTCGTTCTGGCTCGCGCTGGCGCTGATGACGATCGGCTTCCTGATCCTGTACTTCCCCGAGCCGATCCTGCGCGTGGCCCGCGTGCCGGCGGCGCTGCACGAACGCACGGTCGCTTACCTGCAGATCCTGGCGTTCGGCCTGCCGGCCGGCCTGACCTTTCGTATCTACAGCTCGCTGACTAACGCGGTCGGCCAGCCGCGGCTCGTGATGATCCTGCAGGTCGGCGCGCTGCTGATGAAGTTTCCGCTCAATCGCTGGTTTGTCTTCGGCGGCTTTGGCATGCCGGCGCTCGGCGGCCCGGGCTGCGCGCTCGCCAGCACGACGATCAACTGGACGCTGGCCGTCGTCGGCATTCTGTTGATGACGCGCCTCGACGTGTTCCGGCCGTTCGCGATCTTCTCGCACTTCTGCTGGCCGGTCTGGCGCCGTCAGGTTGCCCAGTTACGCCTCGGTATTCCGATGGGGCTCTCGTATCTGATCGAGGTTACCTCGTACACCTTCATGGCGCTGTTCATCGCCCGCTTCGGCACCACGACGCTCGCCGGACACCAGATTGCCGGCAACGTCGGCGCGGTCCTCTACATGACGCCGCTGTCGATCGGCATTGCCACCTCCACGCTGGTGGCCCAGGCGCTCGGCGCGCATCGCCACGAAGCGGCGCGCACGCTGTCGCGGCATGGCATCCTGATGGCCGTGACGATCGCCTGCTGCTATGGAGCCATTGCGCTCGCGCTGCGGCCGCTGATCATCGAAGGCTATACGCCGAACCCGCTGGTCGCGGCGGCCGCGATGCCGCTGGTTCTGATCGTGGTGTTCTATCACGTGTTCGATTCGCTGCAGGTGACGACGGCCTTCGTGTTGCGCGCCTACAAGGTGGCGGTCGTGCCTACGGTGATCTATGCCATCGCGCTGTGGGGTGTGGGGCTTGGCGGCGGCTATCTGCTCGGCTTCGATATCGGCGGCGCCATACCCGTCTGGTTGACCGGCGCACGCGGGTTCTGGGTCGCCAATATGGCGAGTCTCGCGATTGCCGGATCCGGGTTATTGCTTTACTTGCAATCGGTCAGCCGGCGGTATCTGCAGGCTGGTTTTGACGGGCAGGCGGATAAGGCCGTGTAG
- a CDS encoding carboxymuconolactone decarboxylase family protein, translating to MEHAQNDRYTRGWNKLKEIDGATGEKVIAALAPIAPDFGRLLIEFGFGDIYSRPQLDLRSREIATIASLATLGCAQPQLKVHIEAALNVGCTRDEIVEVFMQMALYAGFPAALNALFAAREVFERRDVEEACGEAAGEAA from the coding sequence ATGGAACACGCACAAAACGACCGCTACACCCGGGGCTGGAACAAGCTGAAGGAGATCGACGGGGCCACCGGCGAGAAGGTGATCGCCGCGCTTGCGCCGATCGCCCCGGATTTCGGGCGGCTGCTGATCGAGTTCGGTTTCGGCGATATCTATAGCCGGCCGCAACTGGATCTGCGCTCGCGCGAGATTGCGACAATTGCTTCGCTGGCGACGCTAGGGTGCGCGCAGCCGCAACTGAAGGTGCATATCGAAGCGGCGTTGAATGTCGGCTGCACGCGCGACGAGATCGTCGAGGTGTTCATGCAGATGGCGCTTTACGCAGGCTTTCCGGCGGCCCTGAACGCGTTGTTTGCCGCCCGGGAGGTGTTCGAGCGGCGTGATGTGGAGGAGGCGTGCGGCGAGGCGGCGGGGGAGGCTGCCTAA
- a CDS encoding MerR family transcriptional regulator, producing MSKALTIGQVAASTGVSAHTLRYYEQAGLIRAVGRTEAGHRLYAPGDLDWLQFVMRLKATGMPIAGMQAFAALRAQGEATIGARREMLAAHRDTVLAHIAELQINLEAIVDKIAYYEAAERTVTRQVDPSQSDKDSPWNTHKTTATPGAGTS from the coding sequence ATGTCAAAAGCACTCACCATTGGCCAGGTCGCGGCAAGCACCGGCGTCTCTGCACACACGCTGCGCTACTACGAACAGGCCGGCCTGATTCGGGCGGTCGGTCGCACGGAGGCGGGGCATCGTCTCTATGCGCCAGGCGACCTCGACTGGCTGCAGTTCGTGATGCGTCTGAAGGCGACCGGCATGCCGATCGCCGGGATGCAGGCTTTCGCTGCGTTGCGGGCGCAAGGCGAGGCCACGATCGGCGCGCGGCGCGAGATGCTGGCGGCGCATCGCGACACGGTACTCGCGCATATCGCGGAGTTGCAGATCAACCTCGAAGCGATCGTCGACAAGATTGCCTACTACGAGGCGGCTGAGCGCACGGTGACACGACAGGTCGACCCCTCTCAATCAGACAAGGACTCACCATGGAACACGCACAAAACGACCGCTACACCCGGGGCTGGAACAAGCTGA
- a CDS encoding ArnT family glycosyltransferase, translating into MRSVVRLTASATSALPRWLLLAISIVYASFGLFGRDPWKNEDAAGFGVMWTMAKGNAHDWLLPNLVGKYLTDNGPLGYWLGASSIRALAPWVDASNASRVFTGLLFCGACAFVWYTAYLLGRRPEVQPFKYAFGGEPEPRDYGRTLADGALLILLACFGLAERGHETTPQLAQFVCVAMLLYGLVRMIDKPVQGALVWGFALGLVALASNPVLVAALLVGTLAMTIIVPAARTRWLLLAGLPVALVVSLSWPIAALSAYPDDAVWYLNQWVSTSINTFAGPPGSVARYALKNLPLFTWPAWPLAIWSWFSWSGLRRAPHVAIPLSVITPLLILVVLQSHQTNLLFMLLLPALAVLATFALPTLNRGTINAIDWFALLSFTILGSTVWLFWIAGLTGFPAPLARNMARYAPGFVPQFKMLSFICAVAVTVCWFVLVRWRLARHPKVLWRSVVLSSAGTTLMWVLVMTLWLPIINYSRTYKDVAEQIATHLPDDYSCISPVRLGNAQIATFAYFGHMHFAFDQDCDVILRQDTQDYGEPSSMSDFVWKMVWEGRRVADRDERFRLYVRIDRPKPPARHRAWRPRQAAPASTD; encoded by the coding sequence ATGAGATCCGTCGTTCGCCTCACTGCCTCCGCCACGAGCGCCCTGCCGCGCTGGCTGTTGCTGGCCATCAGTATTGTCTACGCGTCGTTCGGCCTGTTCGGCCGCGACCCGTGGAAGAACGAAGATGCGGCCGGCTTCGGCGTCATGTGGACCATGGCCAAGGGCAACGCGCACGACTGGCTGTTGCCGAACCTGGTCGGCAAATATCTGACCGACAACGGTCCGCTCGGCTACTGGCTCGGCGCCAGTTCGATCCGTGCGCTGGCGCCCTGGGTCGACGCCAGCAATGCCTCGCGCGTCTTCACCGGTCTGCTGTTTTGCGGCGCCTGCGCCTTCGTCTGGTACACCGCCTATCTGCTCGGCCGGCGCCCTGAAGTCCAACCGTTCAAATACGCCTTCGGCGGCGAGCCGGAACCGCGCGATTACGGCCGCACGCTCGCGGACGGCGCACTGCTGATTCTGCTCGCCTGCTTCGGCCTCGCCGAGCGCGGCCACGAAACCACGCCGCAACTCGCGCAGTTCGTCTGCGTTGCGATGCTCCTGTACGGCCTTGTGCGGATGATCGACAAGCCGGTGCAAGGCGCGCTCGTCTGGGGCTTCGCGCTCGGCCTCGTGGCCTTGGCGAGCAACCCCGTGCTGGTGGCCGCGCTACTGGTCGGCACGCTCGCCATGACGATCATCGTGCCCGCGGCGCGCACGCGCTGGCTGCTGCTGGCCGGCTTGCCGGTCGCGCTGGTGGTGTCGCTGTCCTGGCCGATCGCCGCGCTCTCCGCCTACCCCGACGACGCCGTCTGGTACCTCAATCAGTGGGTGAGCACCAGCATCAACACGTTTGCCGGACCGCCCGGCTCGGTGGCCCGCTATGCGCTGAAAAACCTGCCGCTCTTCACGTGGCCCGCCTGGCCGCTGGCCATCTGGTCGTGGTTCAGCTGGTCCGGCTTGCGGCGCGCGCCGCACGTGGCGATTCCATTGTCGGTGATCACGCCGTTGCTGATCCTCGTCGTGCTGCAGAGCCATCAGACCAACCTGCTCTTCATGCTGCTGCTGCCGGCGCTCGCGGTGCTCGCCACCTTCGCGCTGCCCACGCTCAATCGCGGCACCATCAACGCCATCGACTGGTTCGCCCTCCTCAGCTTTACGATACTCGGCAGTACCGTCTGGCTGTTCTGGATCGCAGGCCTCACCGGTTTTCCGGCGCCGCTCGCGCGCAACATGGCCCGGTATGCGCCGGGCTTCGTGCCGCAGTTCAAGATGCTGTCGTTCATCTGCGCGGTCGCCGTAACGGTATGCTGGTTCGTGCTGGTCCGCTGGCGCCTCGCGCGCCATCCGAAAGTGCTGTGGCGCAGCGTGGTGCTCTCCAGCGCCGGCACGACGCTGATGTGGGTGCTGGTGATGACGCTGTGGCTGCCCATCATCAACTACAGCCGGACTTATAAGGACGTGGCCGAACAGATCGCGACCCATCTGCCGGACGACTACAGTTGCATTTCGCCGGTGCGCCTCGGCAATGCGCAGATTGCGACGTTTGCCTACTTCGGCCACATGCATTTTGCTTTCGATCAAGACTGCGACGTGATCCTGCGCCAGGACACGCAAGACTACGGCGAACCGAGTTCGATGTCGGACTTCGTCTGGAAGATGGTGTGGGAAGGCCGCCGGGTCGCCGACCGCGACGAGCGCTTCCGCCTGTACGTGCGCATCGACCGTCCGAAGCCGCCCGCCAGACACCGCGCCTGGCGTCCGAGGCAAGCCGCCCCGGCCAGCACGGACTGA